The following coding sequences lie in one Arachis ipaensis cultivar K30076 chromosome B03, Araip1.1, whole genome shotgun sequence genomic window:
- the LOC107630778 gene encoding uncharacterized protein LOC107630778 translates to MRRGANNNGRAVNNTMDTINAAASAIAASAQNRASQPTQQKKKWGSLLNIAGCFGYQRNRKRIGHAVLAPETAPSRADPTAPAAVISTQVPTITLPFVAPPSSPASFFQSEPPSTAQSPVGIVSLTSVSASMYSPGGPASIFAIGPYAHETQLVSPPVFSASSTAPFTPPPESVHLTTPSSPEVPFAQLLDPQYRNGETYQRIQISHYDFQSYQFQPGSPVGQLISPRSAISASGTSSPFPDTEFPAGGSHILDLQAADPSKLLNLEKFSAHENRKSKESSGSITPDAARSTTQGNFLPNHWVSEIKMSPHPSNNGLSEISLSHRVSFELSAQKGMRCVENKLPSPSSSAWTKVLSKLKYEAAATVDKEESCRETRHVDDQKVAAAETPNDAAKQTNLGAEDAIVDEKDESLTLSSGKEFKFTNADGADSHGPNIVADWWANEKVAGKEGGASKDWSFFPMIQHSVS, encoded by the exons ATGAGAAGAGGTGCAAATAATAATGGTAGAGCAGTCAACAACACTATGGATACTATAAACGCTGCTGCCTCTGCCATCGCAGCTTCTGCCCAAAATCGCGCTTCTCAACCAACTCAACAG AAGAAAAAATGGGGAAGCTTGTTGAACATAGCTGGGTGCTTTGGATATCAGAGGAATCGAAAGCGTATCGGGCACGCAGTCCTTGCTCCAGAAACAGCACCTTCTCGTGCAGATCCTACTGCACCTGCTGCCGTTATCTCAACACAAGTTCCTACCATAACACTTCCCTTTGTGGCACCTCCCTCTTCACCTGCCTCTTTCTTTCAATCAGAACCGCCTTCAACCGCGCAATCTCCAGTTGGTATTGTATCCCTCACGTCTGTGTCTGCCAGTATGTACTCTCCTGGTGGCCCTGCTTCAATCTTTGCAATCGGCCCTTACGCCCACGAAACACAATTGGTTTCGCCGCCTGTTTTCTCGGCATCATCCACTGCTCCTTTCACTCCACCTCCTGAGTCTGTCCACTTGACTACGCCGTCTTCGCCTGAGGTGCCCTTTGCTCAGCTACTTGACCCACAATATAGGAATGGAGAGACCTATCAAAGGATCCAAATATCTCACTATGATTTCCAATCCTATCAGTTTCAACCAGGAAGCCCGGTTGGTCAACTCATATCACCTAGGTCCGCCATCTCAGCTTCTGGAACCTCGTCGCCATTTCCAGACACCGAGTTTCCTGCTGGTGGCTCCCATATACTTGACTTGCAAGCAGCAGACCCTTCCAAGCTTCTTAACTTGGAGAAATTTTCCGCTCATGAGAACCGCAAGTCAAAAGAAAGTTCTGGGTCTATAACACCTGATGCTGCAAGGTCCACAACTCAAGGAAATTTTCTTCCAAATCATTGGGTTTCTGAGATCAAAATGTCTCCACATCCAAGCAATAATGGCTTGAGTGAGATCAGTTTAAGCCATAGGGTATCATTTGAATTATCTGCCCAAAAAGGAATGAGATGTGTGGAAAACAAACtgccatcaccatcatcatcagcaTGGACTAAAGTACTGTCAAAATTGAAATATGAAGCAGCAGCAACGGTAGACAAAGAAGAAAGTTGTAGAGAAACTAGGCATGTTGATGACCAAAAGGTAGCAGCAGCTGAAACTCCAAATGATGCAGCCAAACAAACCAATTTGGGTGCAGAGGATGCAATAGTTGATGAGAAGGATGAGTCCTTAACCCTTTCTTCTGGCAAGGAATTCAAATTCACCAATGCAGATGGTGCAGATTCTCATGGCCCCAATATAGTTGCTGATTGGTGGGCTAATGAGAAAGTTGCAGGCAAGGAAGGAGGGGCCTCCAAGGATTGGTCTTTTTTTCCAATGATTCAACATAGTGTGAGCTAA
- the LOC107633463 gene encoding uncharacterized protein LOC107633463: MRLVETHFTKLFTSEGDRNMEDCIRDISTRVTREMNDDLMGKIKDEEIKDAVFNMGSLKAPGPDGLPEDIGETIVVLIPKVRQLERLNHLRPISCCNFIYKIMTKVLVGRLRKVLDVIISPVQSAFIKGRLIQDNIVVVQEVFHKLNGKGNNGSNDIAIKLDMNKAYDRLEWNFLQRVMEKFGFSREWVKLMMSCVKSTTYRFKINGKLSAKIHPQRGLRQGDPLSPYLFIIAAESFTVLMERALTDNLISEIRLAPTAPVITHLLFADDCIIFAGAQEEEIYQLIQIINKYTEASGQRINTEKFGLIFGSQVSIQRRVNIEEITRMASWEEPGRYLGLPATWGRSKNKALEWIQEKILDKMQGWKEKLLNQAGKEVLIKAVIQAIPVYAMNIIKFLKSFHRKIESAIARFWWTNYGKNRSIHWKSWTKMTRSKLNGGLGFKDFECQNTALLAKQAWRLLKEEDAIWARILKAIYYPNCSLWEAGRGRNASWIWKSILEGRDFLRKKGRWSVGSGEGIDIWEDNWVVGTEKLRRFGETQHKRVSELIREGEGWDLEKIRDIFHGNVLELITRTPISLINKKDHFIWPYRNDGPYSVRSGYQAAKEEKDTRVETMLAKASTSQNLKEIWERIWRLPVLEKVIMFLWKAVYGILPVNAKLHQRRSAPTPMCSICQEQEETIQHMSTIDKIKTVAGNEHDKIRNCIIESDCLPLVQAIKARMPLAEADAIIRDILLMLEEAPDVGATWTPREGNISAHQLAAMAAGNQLQRQRAVSPPVQVRNIIRKEAGFANLQNNHHNQTQDNQVSVSTNLQEGQSDKGLPGRVEAETWNNHASQGDRRLQPTTSQRLMNDSSRDTSSIRKMLRGGNEIKFQSGQNLARHRGCSGETTNAKSASAGITQRHHRELQRGTDSAPAEHRTPTMIEMRKEAGESAQEETLQDQRHA, translated from the exons ATGAGGCTAGTAGAAACACATTTCACCAAATTGTTTACTTCGGAAGGGGATAGGAACATGGAAGACTGCATAAGAGATATATCTACGAGGGTCACGAGAGAGATGAATGATGATCTTATGGGAAAGATAAAAGATGAGGAAATTAAGGACGCAGTTTTTAACATGGGAAGCTTAAAGGCCCCGGGACCAGACGG GTTACCAGAGGACATAGGAGAAACAATTGTGGTTTTGATTCCCAAAGTGAGGCAACTGGAAAGATTGAACCATCTCAGACCCATAAGCTGCTGTAATTTCATATATAAGATTATGACGAAGGTCTTGGTTGGAAGGTTAAGGAAAGTTCTTGATGTCATCATATCTCCAGTTCAGAGCGCCTTTATAAAAGGCAGACTAATACAAGATAATATAGTAGTAGTGCAGGAAGTTTTTCACAAATTAAACGGAAAAGGAAATAATGGAAGCAATGACATAGCCATCAAATTGGACATGAATAAGGCTTATGACAGATTGGAATGGAATTTCTTGCAAAGGGTAATGGAAAAGTTCGGCTTCAGCAGAGAATGGGTGAAACTGATGATGAGTTGCGTTAAGAGTACCACTTATAGATTTAAGATCAATGGAAAATTGTCAGCCAAGATCCACCCTCAAAGGGGACTCAGACAGGGAGATCCTCTATCACCCTATCTCTTTATCATAGCAGCGGAAAGTTTTACCGTACTGATGGAAAGGGCGTTGACGGATAACCTCATTTCAGAAATAAGATTAGCTCCAACTGCACCGGTCATAACTCACCTATTATTCGCTGATGATTGTATCATTTTTGCAGGAGCGCAAGAAGAGGAGATTTACCAACTAATTCAGATCATAAACAAGTACACAGAGGCATCAGGACAGAGAATAAATACTGAGAAATTCGGTCTGATCTTCGGAAGCCAGGTATCGATTCAAAGGAGAGTAAATATTGAAGAGATCACCAGAATGGCATCGTGGGAAGAACCAGGAAGATACCTAGGATTACCAGCTACATGGGGCAGATCCAAGAACAAGGCGCTAGAGTGGATACAAGAAAAGATTCTAGATAAAATGCAAGGATGGAAAGAGAAACTCTTAAATCAAGCCGGGAAGGAGGTTTTGATAAAAGCTGTTATACAGGCGATTCCAGTCTATGCCATGAACATCATCAAATTTCTTAAGTCTTTTCACAGAAAAATTGAATCAGCAATTGCGAGATTCTGGTGGACTAACTACGGCAAGAATAGAAGTATTCATTGGAAGAGCTGGACAAAAATGACCAGAAGCAAATTGAACGGAGGCTTGGGGTTTAAGGATTTTGAATGCCAAAACACAGCTCTCTTGGCTAAGCAAGCTTGGAGACTTCTAAAGGAGGAAGATGCAATATGGGCTCGGATTCTAAAGGCCATTTACTATCCTAATTGCAGCCTATGGGAAGCGGGGAGAGGAAGGAACGCATCATGGATATGGAAGAGTATCTTGGAAGGCAGAGATTTTCTCAGAAAGAAGGGAAGGTGGAGTGTAGGAAGTGGGGAAGGAATAGATATCTGGGAAGATAATTGGGTGGTAGGAACAGAAAAGTTGAGGAGATTCGGAGAAACTCAACATAAAAGAGTGAGCGAGCTAATAAGAGAGGGCGAGGGCTGGGACTTAGAAAAAATTAGGGATATTTTTCATGGTAATGTGCTTGAGCTGATAACCAGAACGCCTATCAGTTTGATTAACAAGAAGGATCATTTTATTTGGCCATATAGGAACGACGGACCGTACTCAGTCAGATCCGGATACCAGGCAGCGAAGGAGGAGAAAGATACAAGGGTAGAGACAATGCTCGCCAAAGCTTCGACAAGCCAGAACTTGAAGGAGATATGGGAGAGGATTTGGAGGTTACCGGTTCTGGAAAAGGTCATAATGTTTTTATGGAAAGCGGTGTATGGAATTTTGCCAGTAAACGCGAAATTACATCAGCGCAGAAGTGCACCTACACCGATGTGCAGCATATGCCAGGAACAAGAGGAGACTATTCAACATAT GAGTACAATTGACAAAATCAAGACAGTGGCAGGAAATGAACATGACAAG ATAAGGAACTGTATAATCGAATCAGATTGTTTACCATTGGTTCAAGCAATCAAGGCAAGAATGCCCTTAGCTGAAGCAGACGCAATCATTAGGGACATTCTGCTAATGCTGGAAGAGGCGCCGGATGTGGGAGCTACTTGGACTCCACGTGAAGGTAACATCTCAGCTCACCAACTGGCAGCGATGGCAGCAGGAAACCAGCTACAGAGGCAGCGGGCAGTATCTCCGCCTGTACAGGTCAGGAACATAATCAGAAAGGAAGCAGGATTCGCTAATCTTCAGAACAATCATCACAATCAAACTCAAGACAACCAGGTTTCAGTTTCAACCAACCTTCAAGAAGGTCAAAGTGATAAAGGATTACCGGGGCGGGTGGAAGCGGAAACCTGGAACAACCACGCATCACAGGGGGATCGGCGGCTTCAACCCACGACTTCGCAAAGGCTGATGAATGATTCCAGCAGGGACACTAGCAGTATAAGGAAGATGCTCAGAGGTGGGAACGAGATCAAATTTCAATCTGGGCAGAACCTTGCTCGGCATAGGGGCTGCAGCGGAGAAACCACAAATGCGAAATCAGCATCTGCAGGAATAACTCAACGACACCACCGGGAGTTGCAACGAGGGACGGACTCTGCGCCGGCTGAACACAGAACGCCAACAATGATTGAGATGCGAAAGGAAGCTGGTGAGTCCGCCCAGGAGGAAACATTGCAGGATCAGCGCCATGCATGA